In the genome of Methanococcoides burtonii DSM 6242, the window GATCTATGGCAATAACGGTCTTGCCCATATCAACAAGCTTCTGACACCTATCACCGTCCTCAAGAGGAACAAGAACGACATCAGCTTTGTAAATACCATCCGAGTCCACGATCGCTCTGCCATGATCCAGAGAAAGCCTTGCATCCCCCTTTCCACCAAGCACCTCAGAAGCACCCTTTTGCTTAAGATGAGAAATGATACGAGCTACACGTTCATCACTGCGGTGGAACAGATTCACTTCAAGCGGAGCACCGACCATTTCAGAAAGTTCCACAAGGGACTCCGGCACAAGGGCCGCAGCATTTCCATTAACAGAAAGAATAGGATATTCAGCAAGCAGCAGCATACATACCGCCACTTTTTCTGCAAAAAAAGCAGAGGTAGTGGTCCTCTCACCAACAAGGTAATCGAAACACTCCCCTCTGCCCTGTGCAACCAGTCCCTGCTGACTGGTAATTCCAATATCCACACCCTCGACGATCCGCTCCCTTGTCATAAGGGAAGCGTAGCGAGGGTGATCTTTAGGAATATCACTCATATTTACCACATATCTTACGCGGTAGCATCAAGGATAATTCCCTGATCCGAAGGCACTATCAAAGTCTGCACTTCCTGACTCTCAAGCATCTGGATGTACTTGTAGTTGATAAGTTTCGGGTTCTTTGAAAGTTCTTGATTGACCAGACGCAAAGCCTCTGCCTCACCTGTTGCCTCAACGATCGTAGCATTTGCAATACCATTAGCTTCGATGATCCTTCTTTCAGCTTCGAGCTGCTCTTTCTGTTTCACGAAGATCATCCTCTGAGCATCCTGATCCGCCTGAAGCTTGGATTCAATAGCATCAGCGATCTTTGTTGGAAGCTGGACATTCCTGAGCAGAACCTCTTCAACTATTATACCATCGCCAACAAGAGCCTTTTCCATCTCCAACTGCATTTCAGTAGCCACAAGGTCCCTTTGCTCACCATATATAGCCATGGCAGTTTGACCGGAAACAACTTCCCTTATAACTGATTTGATAGTAGGTCTGATGATCTTCTGTGCATAAGAAGTACCCAGTTTTGAATGAACAACGCTTGCATCATCTGCAACAAGCCTGTACCTGACAGAGATATCAAGCCCTAGCGTCAAGCCCTCATTGGTCAATGCGTTTATCTGGTCATCTCCGACAACTTCACCTTCTGCAGCTCTGCCACTCATTGTATACATCTCGCTCCTGACAGAATACTTTGTAACGCTTATCCAGGGAGGTACAATATGCAAACCTTCGCCAAGTTCATCATCCATTACACCACCGAACTGACTGAACTTCACTCCGACCTGTCCTGCACCAACTGAAACGAATATAGATCCGAACACTGCCGAAAAGATCAGCAATATCACAAGAACTATTGCACCACCACGAAGGATGTTTGCCACCATTGGAGGGATATTAATCTCCGGCATCTGTGGGTCTTTAGTACGTTTTGGGCCTTTAGGATCCCAATCATCTTCCATTACCATAATCTTTGCTCCTTTTTTATAAAATAAAACTGAATTCGAATATATATATAGTTGTTAGGTATTCTTCAATGTTGCGAACAAAATACCCTGAGATCAAACATCCAAAGGAAGGAGATTGCAAGAGCCAACATTGTAGGTAAGGACATCACCGAACTCCTTAAGGGATAACATAATATCCATTTTAGAAGCCGCTCCTGAAATCGCAAAAATTGTGTCACCCAGCATTGCCTGAGAAGACATACCACCAATAGCATTCACAGATTCGATAGCATCCAACAGATGCTCACTTGCAAGCCCACATCTTAATGTGAACTGTTTAGAAAGTTGCATGAAATTCTCCAGCGTAGGCCTTGAAAGCAATGAATGCAAAGCTTCCCTGCCAGCAGAATTTATCTCACGCATAATAGCACTGTCCTCAAGAATAGAACCGGTGGAGAGTTCACCCAACACAACACAGAAGATCTCGAAAGGAGGAGATGGGACCCTGTCAAGCTTACCATACGGAGGGCAGCCTGCAGACAGACGGATGGGTATCCCACCCTGTGACTGACCTTCAACATCACCCATCCCACTTCCATTCGTGACCTCTGCAATATGAGCGGTCTCTAACAACTGATTGGAAGTAAGATCCAGAGAGAAGGCTTCGTTCAATGCATATGCCACGCTCAGTGCACCAGCTGCTGAAGCACCAAAACCACAGCCTATCGGAATAGAGGAAGTGCAACTTACCCTGACCGGGAAATCAACTAATTTATCTACAACAGCCCTTGTGGTCTCTGCTAACACAGGGATACCATCAAGGATGATCTCCGTCCTACCCATACTTTCAGAAACGGTGGTCTCAATACCCCCATCAAGAACAAGACCGCAGCCGGTAGAACCTCGCTTTTGAGGCAGAGGGTCATCGTGGATCTCAAAAAAACCGGTAATGTGTCCCGGAGCAAAAGCCCTGCCTACATGACCCTTAGTTGACATTTAATTCCCTTTTAGTCAACATATCTTCTATGTTATCCGCCAATGCTTCAGCGATCAGCCTTTTGTTCCCACTGACATGAGTTATCTCACCATTCTCAGCTGGTATTATGTAGACATCGTTATCAATTGTACCCATACCGCTGGTACCTACCTCATTGGCCACGACCATATCCAGATCCGCATCCTTCATCGAATCTTTTGCCCGGGCAATAAGCTCATCTTCAGAAATGTATGCCTCTGCCTTGAAACCTATTAAAGAGATGTAAGGATAAGCATCACGCACCTCACGTATCAGTTTGCGGGTACTTCTGAACTTCAATGAGATGTCGCCGCCGGACTTGATCTTATCGTCCATGGCATCAATGGTATAATCAGAAATTGCTGCCGCACTTATAAGCATGTCATAATCGTGTTCGAGTTCCTTTAATGTGGCATCCACCATCTGACCGGCACTTTCCACAAGTATCTCCCTGATACCATCGAGATCGAGCTTCCCCTTGTGGACCACAGTAACATCTGCGCCCCTCCGATAAAATTCCAGTGCTATCTCCCTGCCAGTAGTGCCTGAAGAACGATTGGTGATTATTCTTATAGGGTCAATGGATTCTGCGGTCGCCCCACTTGTAATAAGCACTTTTTTACCAAAAAGGACACTACTCCCAAGAACACGCTCCACAGCAAGTACTATCTGCTCGTTCGATGCGATCTTCGCAATACCCTCACTAAGATGAGGGCCAACAAATGAAATATCCCAGCCCTTTAGCTTATCGATGTTTTCCATCACTGCCGGATGTTCATACATGGAATTATGCATAGCAGGTACAATTATTACCGGAATGCCGGAACCTATGGCGGTAGTCGCAAAAGTAGTTACAGGAGTGTCATCAACCCCAACTGCCATCTTACCAATAGTGTTAGCAGTTGCCGGTGCTATCAGTAGAAGATCGGCACAACCTTCAGCACCACAGAACTTCACATGTTCGACCTCACCGGCAAGGTCAGTGATCACTTCATGCCCTGTTGCATAATGAAGTGCATCCTTATGGATTATATGCTGTGCAGCCTCGCTCATCACGCCATATACATCTGCACCATTACGGATCAGTTCACGTGCAAGTTCTATGACCCGTACTGCACCTATACTGCCTGTTACTGCAAGAACTATCGTCTTTCCGGAAAGAGAGGCACTTTTCTGCCCCTTTATCCACATGGTAGGATGGTGTGAAGTATTCATCAGATGGAGTTTGTATTCTAATAATAAGTACCTTACTGAATGTTTAAAGAATATATGACAGATTTTTTATTTATGGAGAACTTAACTTGAGTCAAATGGACAATAAGAAAAAAGTGGTAGAGAACCTGAACTCGATATTCAACCGTTATTCAGGAAAAGAAAAGTTAGAAAATGAGATAGAGAAGCTGCAGTCACATCTACTTGAGATGGAGATAGACAAAACGCGACTTGAAAAGAACGAAAATAACACTAAAAAGGCCATTGCTGCAAAACAGGAAGCTGAACAGAAACTGAATGAGGCTACTGTCCGTGTAGAAACGCTTTCATACCAACTTGAAGAGCTAAAGAACAAAGGAACGAATGAGAACTCATTTACCCTTATTGAAGAGATATCACCAACAATTTTTGAACCTTACATCGAAAGATTAGCATCCATAAATTCCGGCAACGATTCATTCATCACTGCATACATTACACATAAGCAGATGCAGACCAACGAGATACAGACAAAACTTGCAAACCATCTCGACCAGGATACATTGCAGTTGCTCAAAAAGATAAATACCAATACTGGATATGTGTTATTCTACGATAATATGAAACTGGTCTGCGAGGTAATAGTACCACCCATCCCCATAACCAAAAGTTCATTGGAGATCGCAGGATCGTTCAATGTAGAACCACTTACAAAGCTGTTAGCCCGGGAAATGACCGTCTGTGTACTTGCGACACATGCAGGAGAATCACTTATAGGAATATCATCAGATAAGAACATCTTTGACGAAGATATGGTCATCAGAAGCAGCGTCAAGGCAAAACACACAAAGGGCGGATTTAGCCAAAGACGTTTTGAGAGACTTCGGGATGAAGATATTTCACACCACGCAGATAAAGTCAGAAGTGCACTAAAAGATCTGCTTTCAAACTCGATAGCGGAAATCGACATGATGTTCCTTTGCGGCGATATTGTCCTTGCTGAACATATAGTAGATGAGATGAATCTAGAGATACCGTTGATGGTAAGGAATATTGACGCAAGGATAGAAAAACATGATACTGACAATATTCTGAGAAGTATTTTTAGTTGCCGTCGTTATAGATTATGAGAGATGTTCACATGATAGAGCCGGAAGAACTCGAAGGGATAGTAGATGCCCTTGGTGCAGCAACTCATGAAGAAGTGATCAGCATTGTAAAAGAGCTTGCTTATGAAAGGGATGAAGATGAGCCTTTAAACGAAGAAATTGAAAAAATGTGTGAAAAAGCTGTTTCCGAGAATCTTCTTGAGACCATTTCTTCAGAAGAGCTAAGTGTAGAATGTGAGACATGTGAAGAGTGTATGGAATTCTATATCCTTGGACCAAATGCATTTCCTGAGTATCCATTCGAACTCAGCGAAGTAATAGATATATTAAAGCTGGACAGACGTGAAGTCGATTCGGAAAAGCTCAAGCAGATATATTCCGAAAGACTAAAGACAAGACTCACTGAACTCAGGTACAATATAGACAAATATTCGAAAAATGTGGAAGGTATTCTGGACATTCCGACACTTGAACGTCAATACAGCGAGCTTCTGAATGTTTACTACGATTATGATTCATGGCTCGAAGGCGGTATTGCAGATATGGAGAACGACATATTAGCTCTTAGTAAACAGATTGATTCCCTTGGTAAAGCACAAGATATTTGATGTTTGCATGCGATGAAAGGTCAGATAGACATGGCAAGGGATAGAAGAGATACTTATTATTGGAGAGCAAAGGATGAAGGCTACCGCTCAAGGGCAGCCTACAAGCTTTTCCAGATCAATGAAAAACATGAAGTGATCAAAGAAGACGATACTATCGTGGACCTGGGTGCCGCCCCGGGAGGATGGTTGGAAGTCGCCAAGAAGATATCCGGCGGAAAGATAGTAGGAGTTGACCTTCGCCGCATAAAAGAGATCGAAGGTGTGGAGACCATCAAAGGGGATATCACATCTGATGAAACGATCAAAAAGATAATAGAACTGGTAGGTGAAGGAGGCGCTGATGTAGTTATATGTGATGCTGCACCAAACCTTTCAGGTAACTGGAGCCTTGACCATGCACGTTCCATCGACCTTACCACATCTGCCCTTGAATGTGCAAAGAAGATCCTTAAACCAAAGGGACATTTTATTGTGAAAGTATTTCAAGGTGATATGTTCAAAGAATACATGGACAAAGTTCGCGAAAGTTTCACGTACACTCGTGCATTCTCGCCAAAAGCCTCAAGACCAGAGAGTGCAGAGATCTATGTCATCGGGAAGAAATTGCTAACAGCACCCTTAAAGATCGATGATAAGTTCGATGTCACTATCAAAAAGATAGGAGCTAAAGGGAACGGTATAGCCTTTGTTGAAGACTTTGTCGTATTTATGCAGGACGAAGTTAAAAAAGGAGAGAACGTCCGTATAAAGATAGTAGACGTTAAACCAGAATTTGCTTTTGCAATCGTCATTGGACGTTATGATGAAGAATTAAATGAAAAAAATGAAGAATAAAGGGATATCCTTCAGCGATCCTGAAGGGTTTCCACTTCTTCCACAAGGAGCGAGCCAGCAGCAACCTCATCTATGCTGTGAATGACCGCTCCAAGCTTTTCGAGCTCCTGTTTTACCACATCATATTCAATATTATCACCTTCAATGGTGATCTTGATGTTCTCTGTCCTCTGGTCAACCTCATACAGACCGATATTCACACCCATAACACCATCAACACCACTCAACTTTCCAGCCAGTTCGATAGTAGATGGATGATGGGGTTTTAATACATCCAGAACCAATCTTCGAATTCTTGTCAATTTGTTCAGCCTTCCCAAAAACTTCTGGTCAATCCGGAGAATATAGAAATATAGATAATTTTCTGATAATTAACAATTTAAGTTTTGTCAGCAAACCTTATATAAACATTGATAAGAATACTGTTCGTACACAAACGATTAATATGAACAGGACATTAAAAACAAAAATTAATTCATAATTCATAATTCATACAATAAAAATTATAGGTGAGTACATGATCGACCTACACACACACACTATTTTCAGTGACGGGGAACTTATTCCAAGTGAACTTGTACGAAGAGCTGTTACTTTTGGATACAGAGGGATCGGGATTACAGACCATGCGGATTTTACCAACGTGGAACACATACTCCCATGCATCAAGAAAGCAAAATACATGGAAGAGGTCATGGACATCAGAATAATCCCCGGAGTTGAGATAACACACGTACACCCTGAAAAGATAGCATCTTTTGCAAAGATGGCAAGGGAGCTTGGAGCAGAGATAATTGTCGTTCACGGAGAAAGCCCGGTGGAACCTGTTGCACCTGGTACGAACGCTGCAGCAATTGCCTGTGAGGATGTTGATATTCTTGCACACCCCGGTTTCATAACCGAAGAAGAAGCACAGATGGCTGCCGACAATGGGACCTGCCTCGAGATAACCGCAAGGAGCGGTCACAACAGAACTAACGGACACGTTGCAAGGCTCGGAACAGAAGTTGGTGCGACCATGGTGGTCAATACAGACACTCACAGTCCGGAAAATCTCATCACAAAGGAGACTGCACTCAAGATCGCCATGGGTGCAGGACTAACTGATTCACAGGCAAAGAAAGTGCTTGAGAACTCTGTGCGCTTTATCGAGTAAAACGATTTTTAAAAATGGCTGAGGGTATATTTGCCCTCACCTTCTACGAACACAAGTTCAAATACGAATTCTCCTGAGATCGGCCCTTCGAGCACTACGCCTTTGTCATATCCTAAAGCAGAACTATTATCATCAACGATCCAATCATCCCCAACATTGGACATTCCTTTCCTGAACTCTATCAGCTCACCATCAATAAGAACACGTGATTTGAATCCTTCGGAATAACTACAAATGATCGTGTTATTTTCCACAGACCATGCTGTATCGGTCAGATCACCATTCGTGTCTGGATCAGGATCTACACCAAATGATATGTATTTCACATGTTCCGGCAACGAAAGGTCAAAGACAGCCATACTACCTTCAATATAATTACGTGATATGTGCCTGACATATCCATTCTGAATAGATGATATCTCAAGTGCAACATCCTCGAGTTGTTTGTCCACATGAGCATCATCGACTACAGGAGAAATATTGTTCCACGAAAACGCGGTCATCAGGATTATTATTCCTGCAATTGAGAGATAGAACACCATCTTCAACGGTATAGTGTCAACACCCCGAGTATCAGCTAAGAAGCGTTGAAGGAAGTTCATATCATCCACCTTAAATTTAGTAATAAAACGATCTTATGTTCAGTCAAGCCAGTCGAAGAACTTATCCAGCGCTCTTTTGCGATGAGACATCTTATTTTTCTCCTCGGCACCAAGCTCACCGAATGTATTTCCATTATATTCGAAGATAGGATCATAGCCAAATCCACCACTTCCACGCTCCTCATGAGCTATCTCGCCTTCGACTGTACCAGTAAATGTCACAGGTTCCCCTCCGGGTTCGCAATAGCCTATGACCGACTTGAAAACAGCAGCCCGGTCAGACTCATCCCCCATGAGCTTTAAGACCTTCTGATTCCCAAGGTACTCTTCCACGAATGCGGAATAAGGACCCGGAAAACCATTCAGTGCATTTATGAAAAGACCCGAGTCATCCACCATCACAGGATGTTTTAACTTTTCAGCACAGTATTTTGCACCATATGCAGCTATAGGTTCAAGTTCGTCTTCCTGAAGTTCAGGATAGCCATCCTTATTCTGAATAAGTTCAATGTCCTTGGCTGCAAGGATCTCTTTTGCCTCACCGAACTTACCTTTATTTCCTGTCACAAATACCATTTCACGCATAACGACCCCTCTTTTCAATCTCTTTAACTCTATCCAGCACTTCATCCGCCATATCAAGGGTTATCCTGTAACCACGACTGAATGCCTTTATCAATTCCTCATGATCCGAATGTGTGCTCTCAAGTGTCTGGAACAGAACATGGATGTCAACACCTCTCGATTCGACCGAACCATCCACATATGAAAGCCCGAAATCGATAAGGTAGATACGATCCCCGCTGTAAAGCATATTGGAAGTTGTCAGATCTCCATGGATGATACCACCACTGTGAAGCCTTCCGATAAGCTTGCCCATAAGTTTACAGATAGTTTCATCAATAACATATTTTACAGGCTTGCCATCAATATATTCCATTTCGATGGTAAAATCATAAATATCATGTATTATCGGAGTAGGTACTCCACAACGCCTCGCATCGGACATCAAGCGGGCTTCTGCACGCGTCCTTTCCTTGCGTATCCTCTCATCCAGTTCCGCAACCCTGTATCTTTTAGGGATACGGTCCTTGATGATATAACCATCTTTAAGGGAAACCACCGCTTCAGCTCCGCTTTGAAGATACATCACAGAACCTCCTTTTCATCAGCTATCCAGGTCACATCGACAGTATCCGGCCTGAAGCTCGGGTCCACATGAGAATTTTCAATCGGTAAAGTGGTCCCTGAATTGAACATCAACAGACCTGTATAAGCTATCATGGCACCATTGTCACCCATGAAACGTCTTTCAGGCACATAGAAGCTCGCACCTCTGTCCTCACACATGAGATCAAGCATTTCACGAAGTCGCATGTTCGCACCCACCCCTCCTGCAAGAAGCACTTCGCTCTTACCTGTATGGGCCAGTGCACGCTCCGTAACCTCCACAAGCATTGCAAAAGCATTCTCCTGGAAAGAATAACAGACATCTTCAAGGGAATTGTCCTTCAGCGCATCTGTGGCAGCCGTGGATAGCCCTGAAAATGAGAAATCCATACCCTTTACAACATATGGCATTTTCACATAATTCGTAGCTTTTCTGGCATACTCTTCCACCTTGGGACCACCGGGATGGGTCAGCCCTGCACCCCTTGCAAATTTATCAAGGGCATTCCCTATGCCGATATCAAGGGTTTCCCCGAATATCCTATACTTTCCAGCCCTGTGAGCAAGCACCTGCGAGTTCCCACCACTGACATACAGCACCACAGGATCAACTGCCGGTGTTTTCCAGCGTCCTATCTCAACATGTCCGATACAGTGGTTCACACCCACAAGCGGAATATCCAGCGACAATGCCAGTGCCCTTGCAGATGTCGCGACCGTCCTCAGACATGCCCCCAAACCCGGGCCCTGCGAAAACGCAATAGCATCGATATTTTCAGGGGAATGACCCTTATCCCTATATTCCTTCAGCAATCTTTCAATAACATCGGATGCATGCAAAGCATGATGTTGCGCAGCTTCCCTTGGATGAATACCTCCGGTTTTTGGCCGATATGTCTCAGTCACCTCTGCGATAACATCATCTTCGTCAACAATTGCTGCGCTTAAATTCCAGGCTGTGCCTTCTATACCGAGAACAGTTGTCAATAAATTAGTCTCCTTTTGAGAATAATGGTTTTTGTTTGTATTAGATTTAATGGATTACATATAACTTGTCATCCCATTGAGAAACGTTTTAGTACTTAGCAAACCAATCCACACCCATGGAAGAAAAGGAATCAACAGCAAAAAACCCTGACATAAAATCCAGGGA includes:
- a CDS encoding bifunctional N(6)-L-threonylcarbamoyladenine synthase/serine/threonine protein kinase, which codes for MTTVLGIEGTAWNLSAAIVDEDDVIAEVTETYRPKTGGIHPREAAQHHALHASDVIERLLKEYRDKGHSPENIDAIAFSQGPGLGACLRTVATSARALALSLDIPLVGVNHCIGHVEIGRWKTPAVDPVVLYVSGGNSQVLAHRAGKYRIFGETLDIGIGNALDKFARGAGLTHPGGPKVEEYARKATNYVKMPYVVKGMDFSFSGLSTAATDALKDNSLEDVCYSFQENAFAMLVEVTERALAHTGKSEVLLAGGVGANMRLREMLDLMCEDRGASFYVPERRFMGDNGAMIAYTGLLMFNSGTTLPIENSHVDPSFRPDTVDVTWIADEKEVL
- a CDS encoding prohibitin family protein → MVMEDDWDPKGPKRTKDPQMPEINIPPMVANILRGGAIVLVILLIFSAVFGSIFVSVGAGQVGVKFSQFGGVMDDELGEGLHIVPPWISVTKYSVRSEMYTMSGRAAEGEVVGDDQINALTNEGLTLGLDISVRYRLVADDASVVHSKLGTSYAQKIIRPTIKSVIREVVSGQTAMAIYGEQRDLVATEMQLEMEKALVGDGIIVEEVLLRNVQLPTKIADAIESKLQADQDAQRMIFVKQKEQLEAERRIIEANGIANATIVEATGEAEALRLVNQELSKNPKLINYKYIQMLESQEVQTLIVPSDQGIILDATA
- a CDS encoding Vms1/Ankzf1 family peptidyl-tRNA hydrolase, translating into MDNKKKVVENLNSIFNRYSGKEKLENEIEKLQSHLLEMEIDKTRLEKNENNTKKAIAAKQEAEQKLNEATVRVETLSYQLEELKNKGTNENSFTLIEEISPTIFEPYIERLASINSGNDSFITAYITHKQMQTNEIQTKLANHLDQDTLQLLKKINTNTGYVLFYDNMKLVCEVIVPPIPITKSSLEIAGSFNVEPLTKLLAREMTVCVLATHAGESLIGISSDKNIFDEDMVIRSSVKAKHTKGGFSQRRFERLRDEDISHHADKVRSALKDLLSNSIAEIDMMFLCGDIVLAEHIVDEMNLEIPLMVRNIDARIEKHDTDNILRSIFSCRRYRL
- a CDS encoding 4-phosphopantoate--beta-alanine ligase codes for the protein MSDIPKDHPRYASLMTRERIVEGVDIGITSQQGLVAQGRGECFDYLVGERTTTSAFFAEKVAVCMLLLAEYPILSVNGNAAALVPESLVELSEMVGAPLEVNLFHRSDERVARIISHLKQKGASEVLGGKGDARLSLDHGRAIVDSDGIYKADVVLVPLEDGDRCQKLVDMGKTVIAIDLNPMSRTSRTASVTIVDNVVRALGNMVGLATELKELTPFEIKNIIKEYDNERTLSEAVREIRDGLDTIIMDSEVRHDPY
- a CDS encoding DUF211 domain-containing protein, whose product is MVLDVLKPHHPSTIELAGKLSGVDGVMGVNIGLYEVDQRTENIKITIEGDNIEYDVVKQELEKLGAVIHSIDEVAAGSLLVEEVETLQDR
- a CDS encoding Kae1-associated kinase Bud32; this translates as MYLQSGAEAVVSLKDGYIIKDRIPKRYRVAELDERIRKERTRAEARLMSDARRCGVPTPIIHDIYDFTIEMEYIDGKPVKYVIDETICKLMGKLIGRLHSGGIIHGDLTTSNMLYSGDRIYLIDFGLSYVDGSVESRGVDIHVLFQTLESTHSDHEELIKAFSRGYRITLDMADEVLDRVKEIEKRGRYA
- a CDS encoding histidinol phosphate phosphatase domain-containing protein: MIDLHTHTIFSDGELIPSELVRRAVTFGYRGIGITDHADFTNVEHILPCIKKAKYMEEVMDIRIIPGVEITHVHPEKIASFAKMARELGAEIIVVHGESPVEPVAPGTNAAAIACEDVDILAHPGFITEEEAQMAADNGTCLEITARSGHNRTNGHVARLGTEVGATMVVNTDTHSPENLITKETALKIAMGAGLTDSQAKKVLENSVRFIE
- a CDS encoding 23S rRNA (uridine(2552)-2'-O)-methyltransferase, which encodes MARDRRDTYYWRAKDEGYRSRAAYKLFQINEKHEVIKEDDTIVDLGAAPGGWLEVAKKISGGKIVGVDLRRIKEIEGVETIKGDITSDETIKKIIELVGEGGADVVICDAAPNLSGNWSLDHARSIDLTTSALECAKKILKPKGHFIVKVFQGDMFKEYMDKVRESFTYTRAFSPKASRPESAEIYVIGKKLLTAPLKIDDKFDVTIKKIGAKGNGIAFVEDFVVFMQDEVKKGENVRIKIVDVKPEFAFAIVIGRYDEELNEKNEE
- the coaBC gene encoding bifunctional phosphopantothenoylcysteine decarboxylase/phosphopantothenate--cysteine ligase CoaBC is translated as MNTSHHPTMWIKGQKSASLSGKTIVLAVTGSIGAVRVIELARELIRNGADVYGVMSEAAQHIIHKDALHYATGHEVITDLAGEVEHVKFCGAEGCADLLLIAPATANTIGKMAVGVDDTPVTTFATTAIGSGIPVIIVPAMHNSMYEHPAVMENIDKLKGWDISFVGPHLSEGIAKIASNEQIVLAVERVLGSSVLFGKKVLITSGATAESIDPIRIITNRSSGTTGREIALEFYRRGADVTVVHKGKLDLDGIREILVESAGQMVDATLKELEHDYDMLISAAAISDYTIDAMDDKIKSGGDISLKFRSTRKLIREVRDAYPYISLIGFKAEAYISEDELIARAKDSMKDADLDMVVANEVGTSGMGTIDNDVYIIPAENGEITHVSGNKRLIAEALADNIEDMLTKRELNVN
- a CDS encoding DUF7109 family protein, whose product is MRDVHMIEPEELEGIVDALGAATHEEVISIVKELAYERDEDEPLNEEIEKMCEKAVSENLLETISSEELSVECETCEECMEFYILGPNAFPEYPFELSEVIDILKLDRREVDSEKLKQIYSERLKTRLTELRYNIDKYSKNVEGILDIPTLERQYSELLNVYYDYDSWLEGGIADMENDILALSKQIDSLGKAQDI
- a CDS encoding pantoate kinase yields the protein MSTKGHVGRAFAPGHITGFFEIHDDPLPQKRGSTGCGLVLDGGIETTVSESMGRTEIILDGIPVLAETTRAVVDKLVDFPVRVSCTSSIPIGCGFGASAAGALSVAYALNEAFSLDLTSNQLLETAHIAEVTNGSGMGDVEGQSQGGIPIRLSAGCPPYGKLDRVPSPPFEIFCVVLGELSTGSILEDSAIMREINSAGREALHSLLSRPTLENFMQLSKQFTLRCGLASEHLLDAIESVNAIGGMSSQAMLGDTIFAISGAASKMDIMLSLKEFGDVLTYNVGSCNLLPLDV
- a CDS encoding XTP/dITP diphosphatase; this translates as MREMVFVTGNKGKFGEAKEILAAKDIELIQNKDGYPELQEDELEPIAAYGAKYCAEKLKHPVMVDDSGLFINALNGFPGPYSAFVEEYLGNQKVLKLMGDESDRAAVFKSVIGYCEPGGEPVTFTGTVEGEIAHEERGSGGFGYDPIFEYNGNTFGELGAEEKNKMSHRKRALDKFFDWLD